The DNA window AGTTCTGGTCCTGACGATTATCGGAGCCTTTGTCAGCTTCTTTGTCGGAGGATGTACGTCGGCGACGTTCGAAGGTCTCGCAAACACTTGCGAAGGTCTGAACGAATGGTCCGACGATTTTGATCGACGCTTCGGACAATACAGTTCCAGATATGACACCCGATCTAAGCGAGTTGACACGGAAACCATTCGGAAATCGGGGCAAAGCTACGTCTTGCTCGGCTTTTTGGAAGCTGCACTCGGTCTTGCCGGAGGATTTGTCGCATATCGTTCATTTGGGACAACGCTTGGATTCAGCCTTTTAACTATTCCTATTCGCAAGGTGACGCTGGCCGGGCTTGTGATCCTGTTTGCAGCACTCCTCAGCATTTCAAACACCTTCACATTTATCACAGCGGGAATTCTTAAGGGAGTGGCAGCGGTTCTATGTCTACTGAACAAGCCAGAGCCATCTCCATGATGCTGAGCGAATCGCCGGACTATTCTCGCTTCCTACTTCTAGGGCATCCGTCTTGGATCGCCCTCGTGAGTCACCAACGAGAGATGCTAAATGATGGACGACAAATGGACGATTAGGCGTGGCAAGAAGGAACACGGTCCCATGTCCTCCGGGCAACTTCGAAATCTGGCACGAACCGGCAAGCTGAAACCGACCGACCTCGTTCGTCGTGGCGGGACCGGCGAGTGGAAAGAGGCATCATCCGTGGCGGGGTTGCTGGCTCAAAGCGACTCGGTGCCGTCTCCACGAGCACCTGAATCTACTACCCCTACTGGCCCCACAGCCGCAAACGCCGTCGCACAATCAGCCGCAAACAACAAAATACTCCTCTGGGGAGCGGGCGGATGCGGTGGATCATTTATGTTGTTTTTCCTAATTTGTTGCGGACTTGCTGGCATCAAGAACGCACAGCAGGCTGCAAGACGTGCGGAAGAGCGAGTAAGTACGAACTCTGGTTTACCACACCGGAACGTTAACAACTCGAACGAAAGCACGGCGAATCACTCTCCAAGTATTTCGAGTAAGCCGGTCAACATCGGCACACTTGAAGAGATGGGGGATAGAGCTTTCAAGAATCTGCCTTTCGCCAATGTGGAGCAGGGAACAGGCATTCCTGCTGTCCCCTTGTCGGAGTCTTTTGCAAAGTCTGGAACGTTCACATTTCGAAGAATCATGCCGGACATGCTGAAAGCCCAAAAGTCACCGCAGAAATGGGAGCAGTTGAAGGTTCTCGGATACAAAGAGCGAACGGAGATTCAAGAAGTAACCAAGACATTCAACATCCGACCTAGCGAAGGTGAGCCGAGAAGCATGATCGAATGGAAGACGTGGCCGGGATTACCTCACGCCTATCCAATAATTCGCATGGGTGCCATCTCCGGAGATCGCTGGGAGTGGATAAACCATGATGTTTCGGGAAACGAAATGCTTTCAAGGTATGAGTACAGTAAGTGCGTCGAGTATGCTGGGGTCAAATGCGTGATGATCGAGTCGGAACTATTTATCGGTGGACAGAAAAGTGGTAGGAAGTTCTCATGGTATGCCGAGGAAATTGGGCTTGTGAAAGAGACGGACTTCACGATATTGCCTGACTACACTTTGGAGAGCACATACCACAGAATTGTGAAGGACTAGCCGACAACTGTCTCTTATTGTTGCTGTGGATGAATTGAAGTGACCCAAAGGTCACCCGGCTTTGGAAACCTCACGAAGAACAATTCACCGGTCGCCGTGCAGAGTCTTAGATAGGCGAGGTCGGTTCCAGCTTCCGGCAGCTTGACTTGTTCAATCGAAGTAAATGCACTGCTAGGATTCGATCTGGTTGCTCGGATCAACATCGCTCCTTCGCCATTGATTCGATCCTCGTTGATGGTTCCCCACAACGTCGTTCCGTCACTCGATAAATGGGGGCTTCGCCACCGGAACGCATCGCCTTGCCATGTTGGAACCTCGATCTCCTGAGGTCTACTCCATTTGCTGTTTCGGTCGGCCCTTTTGGTTATAACAGGTTTGCCGTATTCGCTACGGCTTTCAACAACGAGGGTCAAACCGTCTTCGCTAATCCACGGGTTCTCGAATTCGTATTCTTCGAATTCCTTGATCAGTTCGGGCGGCCCGAAAGGATGACAAACCCGCTCTCGTTTCGCAACGTGCAGGCGGAGGTCTCTGTCCCGACCGGGCAGAAGTATCATCTCCAACTCATCACCCGCCAGTGCGAAACTTTCTCCAATCGCCAACCGCTTGTTGTTCGTAAACGGGGAATTGGCGTCAGGGCGTTCCGCAGTACAGATTTCGGATTGGGTAGTTTCCAGGGCGGAGCGTACCCACCAGTAGATTCGTAAACCATCGGAAGACAACCACGGTCCCCGCTCATCTCCCGGCGTATTCAACTCGGAAAGTGACCTAGTCTCGGCGAGCTTGGGATGCAGCCGGATTTCCGAGAATTCGAAGTCGCCCCAGCTACAGATAAACATGGTTCGTTGGTTTGGCAGTCTGTCTGTTGCCCAACAACGCTGTCGAGAGAGCGTGTCGAAGTCACCTTTCCACTCAAGCTTCAACTGCCCGTTCTCGGCAATCCGCACAGAATCCGAATCGATGGTGCAACTGATAATAACCGGCTGATCGGAATGGAAGAACCTCGCCGGCATTCGGCGTGTGTGCATTCCATTCTCAGGCGATGCTGGCTTTCCGCCGTAGTCGAATAGCCAACTCTGTTCCGCACCACCTTTCAGGTGTGCTCCGAAGCCGACCTGATTATTGGCCAGTCCCAGGAGTAATGCACCGTCATACTTTGGGTCCAGCGAGCGAACCTTGAACTCAATCGTGTACTCAGCGGGTGCATCGCAGGGAATTCGAAGAATGGCGTTTCGATCATCCGACGACTCGCAAATAAGTTTCGTTCCATCCCTTCTCCAACGAGGAGAAAGAACGTGTCGAGGCAACTCGATTTGAGAAAGCAAGTCTGTCCCGCCGTCCCGCATCTCTACTGTAGGTGAGGCAGATGCGTGGCTTCGGGATTTTCGAACAAATCGGGTTAAGTCGTCCTTCGAATTGTTGGGAAACGCCGCCAGCCACGGTTCAATGATTTGAGCCTCCCAAAGCGGTCTGCCTTGATCGAAATGACGTTTCGACGGTGCCGGGATGGACTCATCTTTGAGCCAATCGATGATCTCTTCGACCGACAACCCCGTCATTTCAGTAATGTCATCGTAACCATAGAATTTCTGGCCATTCATACCTTGCTGCTTATTCACACCTGAAACTACGGAATCGTGTTCTTCCAACTCATCGCCCGCTTGTTGAGATGATCGGTACTCTTCGACTCTCTTGGAGACGACGAGAAAAGTAATGGGCAAGAGTACAAGCAGTAATACGAGCGAAATAGCCGTCCGAAATGGGAACCTCTTGGGCTGTTCGACGATTTCAACCGGCAGTTTCCGATCTGCTTCAATCGGCAGTTGCTGAGCATCCTCTTGCAAGGTGGATTTTGCCAATTCCTCGTGCAGTTCAGTCGCCGAAGGAAACCTCTGCCGGGGTTCCTTTGACAAGCATCGCTCAATTATTGCTTCCAACCTCCTCGGGCACTCGGGAACAAGGTGCCGAACCGGCGTGGGTTGCTGGAACAGTATCAGTTCATCGAGAACTTCAGCGTCTTGACTCTTGAACGGAACCGTTCCGGTTACAAGTTCGTAAAGCAACACGCCAACGCTGTAAACGTCCGTGCTGAGACTGATGGCTGACTCGTCCTCGTCAACCTGTTCGGGAGCTTGGTAGGCATGAGCGTTTTCATTATTGAAGTCTATCTTCCAACGGGAATCGATGCCGTATTCAAGAAGATGAAAGCGATTCTGGTCGGTCAGGATGATTGACTCAGGGTTGATGCCTCGATGCACGAGACCCTGCTTGTGCCCCCGTTGCAAAATTTGTAACACTGATCGAACAACGGCAACTGTTTCGTCCGTGGAGAAGAGTCGGCGATTCAACGCCTCGTTGAGAAACTGGCCATCCGTTAACTCGGATGCAACAAAGCAGTCCGAATCGACCCTGCCTACCTTGAGGACACTGGACACTCCGCTCACCAACGCCCTCGCCTGTTTGAGTCGTTGCCAGTTCTCGCCCTTGAACTCGGTAATAAGTCGTGAGCCGTGACACATCCGCAGCCAGACGGGGCGGCCTCTCTTTTCGTCGTGAGCATGGTAGAGAGACGGCGACACACATCGTATGACACGGAACCTGCCACCAATCGTGCTTTCCTCGCTGAACCCGTTCGTTCGGGTCTGCTCCGATCTCTCCTGCCTCTCTGATTCGTTGCCCATTTAATTTCACCTCTGGTTCTCGCTCATTGTTTTACCCATTTCGAACTGACCTTTCCATTCAATTCTATCGTAATTTTTCCCTGCCGCTCTACCGCAATCTCGTTTGAACCTCCGCAGTTAACCGAGCAGCAGCAGTTCAGAGGCTCAATGTTTATCAATCCTACGCATGACCTTCACGAAAACCCGCTACATTGTTGTGTTTGTTGAAAACTAATCAAGTCGTGAGCCATTAACTTCGTGCCTCTCGCTTCTGGTTGATAAGAGACGAGTTGGCATCTAATGCACTGTTAGCGGTTAAGTACAGGGGACGGGCGAATGGGACAGGCGTGGTACGCAAAGCGTGGTGACCGGGAGATCGGCCCTGTAGCCCAAGCGACGTTGGAGAAGTGGGCAGAGTTCGGTCGACTGCGGCCAAGTGACTACGTTCGTCGGCAGAATGAGACCGATTGGCGACCAGCGTCGGAAGCCGTCCAGTTCAAGAGGCAATCAAGCATTGCGGAAAGCAGCCAGCCCGATCCAAAGTTTTCACCGAGCGACGTTTCATCATCAGCTACTCCGTTCGGCGAGTGGTACGAAGCACGTTGGCTGTCGAAGCTGCGTTGGTACTTCCAAATAACACTGTGGCTAATCTACGGCTTCGTCTGGATTCCGATCTGGTACGTCGCAACGGCAACTCCATCGGGCGGCATCAAACGACGCTGGGGATCGTTGTCGATTACTGGAAGAGCTGTTGCGTGCCTGCCGCTTTTGGTTTTCTTTTTCATTGCCGTCGCTTCCATACCGAATTTCGGACCTAGCCCATCAGATGAAACTTCGCATATGGGTTCAAGCTCAGCAGATATGGAATTTTCGCTGGAACATGGAAATTCACTTGATGGCGTTAAAGATAAGAGCGAAGTGGATGTAGAGATTGTCGGGCCAGCCGATGATTCAAACTCGAATAGCAAACTTCTAGCGGAGACTTCCGAGTCGGCCACTGAGTTACGCTCACCAATTCTCACACTAAATGGGGTATCCGGCAAAGTCAAATTATGTGACACCGGCGAATATCTCGTCAGTGGTCTTGCTGTTTGGCATATACCGACCAAGTTAAGAGTTCCAATACCAGACAGCGATAATCACTACAAATGGAGGACGACCGCCTCCACTTCTGATAGCATCGTTTGGTCAATCTCCGTTTCTCCATCTGGAAAGTATCTTGCCTGCTCCGTTCTTACCTCTACTAAAGTAGATTTGGGTTATACTGCTAGAACCGATGTTTCCACTAGTGCTCGTATATACCGACTTGACGGCAATGATCCACCCCAACTACTCCGAGAGACCGAACTAAGCATCCCTGAAGCAGTAATTAGCACAGGAGATTTAGTGACGTCAATGCAGCGGGGCGGCTGTGGCTGGCATGAAGCGATTTGGAGCGAGGACGAATCGTCAATTTGCTTTGCCTCAGATAGGGTGGCAAACGTGCTCGCCAACTGGCGAGATGCAGTTTCGCCGTTTGTGATAGCACACCCCAAAGTACTTTCAGGCGAACCAGTGGATTTCGGCTTTGCCTTTTCTGTAAATGGGTTTTGCATTCAAGACGTTGATATATCCTCAGACGGAGACCAAGTATTACTTGCCTTCCAACTAGGCGATGTACTATTGTGGTCTCCAAAGCAGCCCGCTCGTTCAGAACTTCTCACTTTTCCTCGGTGTTTAACGAGCTGGGAGTCTCAAAACGTTGAATTCGCTGAAAACGGTAGGGTCGCCGCTACGGTCCTTAGCCAATCAAGTGGCTGGACGGTCGCAGGAGGTAGACGTAACCATCATACGGCACGTGACTGGATATTCTTGTGGGATACCGATTTGTGGATCCGGAGAGCCGTTGTTGGACCGGAAGAAGGAGACCCGCCAAATAAGGACTCGTCTCCAAGCTACATTGGTATCCTGCCGGATGGTGCGAAGGTTGTAGTGCGTGCCTCTGGCACTTTGACGATGTTTCAAGTATTCGATAGTCATTCTGGAGAATTAATTAAGACGATATCTCCAGCCGGCGATTTCCGAAGTTATTGGGATGGCCGATTGGATTCCAACGGGACGCATATCATTGCACGCCAAACTGACGGGCCGGTGCAAGTTCTAGACATTGTGTCCGGCAAAGTATCTTATGTAATTTTGAATCAAGAGTATCTTAGTGGAGCGAGATATTTCGAAGCTTCCGACAATTCCGAATTCATTGCTATTTCGTATAGAAACGGTGACGTACTTGTATTTAGTACGCTCGCTTCAAGTTAGAGTCAATAAGGCATAATCGAACTAACGCCTGTTTGTTGCTCGTCACACGAACGACACCTGACAAAAGTTTGCTTTGAGTCACCGTGTAACATTTACAGCGAGAGCAATTTATCGAATCGCACATCAGTCCCAGCAGGAGGGCGACTCTCTCCCCGACGGGGCGTTGAGGGCTTGAGTGGTTCGATTTCATCGTTGAGTGTCCGTGTGATTTTGTTCTGACAGCTACTTTAGCTAGAGTCCGCCAGCAAGCCGCTCAAACATCGGTGAAAAACTTGTGAAGATGAGGCTCGCCGTGAGCTATTCGAATTCCCGCACTCGCTGAACGATGAGGGCGGAATCGGACCGATAATCGACTACGATCTGATCCGAAGTGACATCGAATACCAAAGAGAGTTCTAGCTGCGGAAGATGACCCAGGACAAAACTGAACTACATTCGAAGCAAAGAAACCGGAGCACCACCATCAACCGACAGACTGTGGATCAAATCTATAAATGGATCGACTTCGCCCTCGAACAAAACGAGGTCGCATACCTGACGAGCATTGTGCGAGTTCGCTGGAACAAACGATTCACTCGCCGGATTGGCGATGCCGTCATCGGTTACAATCCGCTGCGAGCAAGAATTCGGCTGAGTCCTTTGATCTGGCAGAATGCGTCGGACTCCGAGCGTCGGGAAACCGTCATCCATGAAACATGCCATATTGTCGCTTGGCACCTGCACGGCACCAAGATCAAGCCGCATGGCGTCGAGTGGCGACAGGCTATGGAGCGATGCGGCGTGGAACCAGCTCGCTGCCACAACATTCCCTTGATCGGAATCAATCATTTTCACGTGCGAGAATGTCCGAAGGCGAAGCTGGATCGCTGCATCGTCAGCCGCCGAGACTTTGGCTTGATGAAAAAGACCGACTACACGCTGCATTGCACGCTGTGCGGATTGGCGGTCACCTTGGATCAGATCGAGTGCTTGACCTAGCCAGCGGCGTGCGAGAATTCGGCGGCGTTTTTTCCAAATTGGATTCTGCTGAGGCTTTCAGCCCCCACAGCGAATGGCACAGTCGTTTTTCTTTCCGGAAATCGGCGCGCAATTTGGTTGTTGGCGGTTGGCTATTTTTGATAAAATGCGAACTGCCGTGAGGTTGTTCTTGCTATGCGGCCTTCCCGGCGCGATAATTTTGGAAGCCCTTCCTGGCTCGTCTCACTAGCGAATCCAGGGAGGGCTTTTCTATGTCTGGTATAACCATTCGGCCGGCACAATGCACTTTTAATTTTGGCGATTGTGTTACCGCCTTTCTCACCCAGCCGGGCTTGCCGTTCGCTTCGATTCTTGCCGCGGAACGTATTCGCCGCGTGTTTGCTCTGCACGGCGGGTTGTTCGGACGAATCTACTCCACCGCAATCGTGCTCTGGGCGTTTCTGGGCCAGGTCTTGCGCGACGGCAAAGAAGCCAGCTGCCAGTCCGCCGTATCGCGAATCAGCAGCCACTGTCTGCTCACCCGTGGAGTCGGCGTCGATCCGGACACGCGCGACTATTGCCGCGCCCGGGCCAAACTGCCCGAAGGGGCGCTGCGGCAACTGGCGGGTGAAATTGCCAGCAACAGCGAGCAGGAAATCGACGCCAAATTCTTGTTCAAGAATCGCCACGCGAAACTGATCGACGGCTCGACGTTCACGATGGCCGACACGCGAGCGAACCAGGAAGCGTATCCCCAGCACGCGTCGCAACAGCCGGGCATCGGCTTCCCGATCGCCCGCTTTGTGGTGGTCGTGTCGCTGGCGACCGCGTGCGTGATCGACGCCGCCATCGCCAGGTTTCAAGGGAAAGAAACAGGCGAAACGGCCTTGCTGCGGCAGTTGCTGCACTGCTTCGCCGCGGGCGACGTCGCCGTGGCCGACCGGTTCTATGGCAACTACTGGGTGGTCGCCTTCTTGACGTTGCAAGGCGTCGACGTCTGCTTTCGCAAACATCAAAAACGTCATACGGATTTCCGACGCGGACGACGGATAGGATACAAAGATCATCTCATTACCTGGAGCCGCCCCGATCGGCCCGAATGGATGAGCAAGGAACTCTACGCGCAGATGCCAGAAACAATCCGGTTGCGAGAAATTCAGTATGTCGTTGAGAGAGCCGGCAGAAAGCAGTCGCCCTTTGTGGTGATCACGACGTTGTTCCAGGAGCAGGGCGAGCAGGAATTCACCTATGACGAGATCGCCGATTTCTACGGATTCCGCTGGCAAGCGGAGCTGGATCTGCGATCGATCAAAACGCACATGAACCTGCGTCACCTGCGTTGCAAAACGCCGGCGATGGTGCATCGGCAGTTCTGGACGACGCTGATCGCTTACAACGCGATCCGGCTGACGGCCTGCTGTAGTGCGACGCTGTCTGGCGTACCTCCGCGCCGGATCAGCTTCGCCAGGACGTGTGAGTATGTACTGGCCGGCTGGGATCTGCTGTCCGGCGTCGCCTCGATTCCGGCGCACGCCCTACTGCAGTACAGCGAGGAACGGCTCATGCAAATTGCCCGCTGCCTGGTCGGCAACCGTCCCGGCCGATACGAACCCCGCGTGCTGAAAAAGCGACAAACCAACTATGGCCTCATGGTCCAGCCAAGAGCCGTCCTGAAAGAAAGACTCGCCCATGGCGATAACTCGTTTGAGACGAAGTGATTAGAAAAACGACTGTGCCATTCGCCCCCACAGCCAAATTTGCGAGTTGCTAGTTATAAGAAATGTAACCAGCGGTACCCGCTCCACCGCCGGGGGTGGGGAACTGGCCTTGGAGGAATTAGCTGGAATTGTTGGGTTTCAAAAAGTGCGACCACTGCCGTTGCAGTGATCGCACGGTCCAATTGCCAACCAATCGAAAGGCCGCCGAGCGATAGCCCGGCAGCTCTTCATCACCAACCCGTTACTCTGGCGACCAGCCAAAGTAAAAGCGTGGGCTGGCTTGGAACATCAGGCTGCCCTTGATGCCGTCGCTGCGTCGGCGAGCGGCGATCAGGGGAGCCATGAAGCCAAGCACTTCGAAGTCCTGTTGAAGCTGCGTTGTATCCCAGACTTGTCCGTGCTTGGCTTCAAGGAACTCTCGGCTTCCCGGTTCGGCGTTGATCTCATTGACCATCGCACGGCGGATCGATTCGGTGGGGTCGTTCATGATTTGTCTCCTGAAAGGTGAAGATGACTGTTACGGTGTTCGTTGGCGGTCCAATCAATACTCGTCGGGCAGCAAGAGGCAGGTCGAAGAGCGGTCGGCTTCGGTGATGACCCAGACTTTGGTTCCGTCCTTCAGCAGGTAGCTCGATAGAATTCGCCCGCCATCGGCGACCGCTTGCTCGTTGGTCTGTTGATCCTCTTCATCGAGTTCGCCCGGATCGAGGACGATATGCCGCTGGAGCAACTCGATTGGCGTTTGGCCGTTGGTTTCCAAGGCGTCAAGTGCTCCCGGCGTGGCGACAACTTGACCGAGCGGAAAACGTGGCTTGTTGTTCGTACTGACCATGACTTGTCCTTTGCGTTGAAGGTCGTTGGTGACGCCTCAGTTCGTCGGTCCGATTCGACGAAACGAAGAGAGCCGAGGCGTCCTTGCCCGGCTCTATTCACGAACTCTTCAGGCGTTTAAATCGTCCCAGCAGAAGTCGGTCGGGTTTACGCCTTCGATGGGCAACCCGTCGCCGTGGTAGGTGCAAGGAAATGGCGTCTTGCTCCCTTCCTGTCCGTAGATCATCAGGTGATCCAGATCGAGCACCTGGCCACTTGGACCATAATGGCGGTCGTCTTCCGGGTAGTCGCCGAGATTGGCTTCTTCGACAACAATGTGATGACCGTGCTTCTCGCTGTCCGCCAGTTCGTCGATTGCGTCGGACATGCTGTCGGCTTCGACTATCAGGTAGGTCGAAGAGTAGCCCAGACCAATTTCGATCAGCCACGTCTTCCCAAACCAGTCACCCGGATTGATGACTGGCATGTCCGTGAGTTCGTGGCCGTGAAACGTTGCGTTCGCAGTGATCGTCGCCATGTTCGTGTCTCCTGTTAGAGGTTGATGACACGAGTACACTGCGGTCCAATCGCTACTCCTCAGCGAGTTCTGCTTGAAACGTTTCCTCGTCTTCGGCATCAAGTTGGCCGAAGAATTCAGCGAGATAAGCCGCCTGGCGACGGGCATCGTCGTCGGTGCAGTTGTCGATCAACTCGCCCCGAAAGAGCATCCCATTTTCGCCGAGTGCATAGCCGATGATGAAGCGGCCACGGGGCAGACGAAAGATCAGGGCGAGCGATCCCGACCAGTACCGCTCGACGATCTCGCAGCGACAATCGAGCATCGTCTTGCCGCACCACGTTGATAGCGTGACGCCGTACCGGTTCGACTTCGTGTAACCGGTGATGTTTCGCCCAACGACCGAAGCACCGAGGGCGGCGAATTCACGGCACTTATGTTTGACGATTCCGATTTCGATTTGTCCTTGACGTTCGCAGCGTGTGTTTGTCATGTCCGTTTCCTCCGAGTGAAAAACTGGTTTCACGAGGAGAGCCGGTCCAATGGGCTTGTCGAAATGCCGTGGTAGAATATGCCAACGAATTACCCCCAACAAAATGGAGCAACCCATATGAGTCTTTCGCAACAGTCACCGATTGATCTTTCGAATCCAGTTGTCGCCAACTTCGGCAAGAACAAGCTCGCCATCAAATGGAAGAAGACTGCAAAGGGAACCATCGTGAACGATGAGCATGGCGTTCACGTTGAGTTTGAACCGGACGAACGCCAATTCATCAAGCTTGATCAAAAGCAATTTCAGCTTGTGCAATTCCATTTCCATCACCCCAGCGAGCATCGTGTCGATGGAGTCCAGCAAACCATGGAGTTGCACGTCGTTCATCAGAACACGGAAGATGGAAGTCGGGCTGTCATCGGCGTGTTTATCGAGCCAACTTCCAAATCGAAGTTGGTTCCGTCGTTGATCCCTGAACTCAAGCGGTTCCTTGAAGTGAAGGATGGCGAACCTGACCCCAACATTTCGACAAACCCGTTGGAATGGTTGCCTGAAGACATGAAGAAGTATTACCGCTATGAAGGCTCGCTGACGACGCCTGAATACGACGAGAACGTTAGCTGGGTGGTTCTTCGAGAGCCGTCGAAGCTTTCGAAGAAAGAACTAATGAAGCTCATCCCCTTCCTGCAACACCCGGCCCGTGAAACGTATCCGTTGAATCGCCGTTTCGTGTTAGCCAACTTCAAGCAGTAGCGGTCCGAACAGAATCAAAGCGGAATCACTTCGTATTCGACGGACTCGCCTCTTTCGATCCGCCGAATCGCACCGAGAGCGTCGAGTTCCCGGTCGTGCGTCATCCGGCACAAAGAATTGAGCTTGCTGGTGAAGCTCAGGGCGACCGGATGGTTGAAGAGTTCGTCACCGCTAACGCCGCTACGGTGCAGGGCGAGTAAATGCCGATGAAAAGCTCCGACAATAGCGACGATATTCACGCCGTCCTGCACGGCGTCCGCATCGCTCGCTGCCCGTTGTTGAATTTCGTCCGAACCATTCGCTACCGCCGTTTGTTTTGCTGTCGCCATCGTCATCTCCTTGAAAGTTGAGAGTTGTTGATGACGACCGTTGGCGGTCCAACTAAAACGGCAAATAGTTTCCACTGGAATCAGTCGGTCTTGCATGGAGGTATCTTCCGGTTGTCGAAATCGATGAATGGCCCAAAGTTGCCTGAACCAGATGAATTGGACAGCCACGGTCAAGGGCATGCGAAGCATGGGCGTGGCGGAACCAGTGGCAAGAAACTTCCTTGTCGATGCCTGCTCGCTCCGACGCCTTCTTCACGATTCGCCAGACGGCGGACTCGTCGAGATGTCCCTTCTTCCGACTGCGGAAAACGGGAGCTTCCGACGAGGCGTCTTGTTGAAGTTTTTGTAACGCATCCCAGATTGCCTGCGGCATCAGCACGGTGCGGGTCTTTCCGCCCTTACCGAAGACCGTGATTTGTCCCGCTGACTCCCGTTCCTGTAAATGACGCCACTTGAGTTGGCAGATTTCCGAAACTCGAAAGCCGCCAGCGTACAGTGTCAGCAGGATCGCCCGGTTCCTGGGATTGGGTTCCAAGCTGATGATTCGCAGCACATCCGTCTCGCCGAGGATG is part of the Lignipirellula cremea genome and encodes:
- a CDS encoding DUF4339 domain-containing protein, with protein sequence MGQAWYAKRGDREIGPVAQATLEKWAEFGRLRPSDYVRRQNETDWRPASEAVQFKRQSSIAESSQPDPKFSPSDVSSSATPFGEWYEARWLSKLRWYFQITLWLIYGFVWIPIWYVATATPSGGIKRRWGSLSITGRAVACLPLLVFFFIAVASIPNFGPSPSDETSHMGSSSADMEFSLEHGNSLDGVKDKSEVDVEIVGPADDSNSNSKLLAETSESATELRSPILTLNGVSGKVKLCDTGEYLVSGLAVWHIPTKLRVPIPDSDNHYKWRTTASTSDSIVWSISVSPSGKYLACSVLTSTKVDLGYTARTDVSTSARIYRLDGNDPPQLLRETELSIPEAVISTGDLVTSMQRGGCGWHEAIWSEDESSICFASDRVANVLANWRDAVSPFVIAHPKVLSGEPVDFGFAFSVNGFCIQDVDISSDGDQVLLAFQLGDVLLWSPKQPARSELLTFPRCLTSWESQNVEFAENGRVAATVLSQSSGWTVAGGRRNHHTARDWIFLWDTDLWIRRAVVGPEEGDPPNKDSSPSYIGILPDGAKVVVRASGTLTMFQVFDSHSGELIKTISPAGDFRSYWDGRLDSNGTHIIARQTDGPVQVLDIVSGKVSYVILNQEYLSGARYFEASDNSEFIAISYRNGDVLVFSTLASS
- a CDS encoding IS4 family transposase — encoded protein: MSGITIRPAQCTFNFGDCVTAFLTQPGLPFASILAAERIRRVFALHGGLFGRIYSTAIVLWAFLGQVLRDGKEASCQSAVSRISSHCLLTRGVGVDPDTRDYCRARAKLPEGALRQLAGEIASNSEQEIDAKFLFKNRHAKLIDGSTFTMADTRANQEAYPQHASQQPGIGFPIARFVVVVSLATACVIDAAIARFQGKETGETALLRQLLHCFAAGDVAVADRFYGNYWVVAFLTLQGVDVCFRKHQKRHTDFRRGRRIGYKDHLITWSRPDRPEWMSKELYAQMPETIRLREIQYVVERAGRKQSPFVVITTLFQEQGEQEFTYDEIADFYGFRWQAELDLRSIKTHMNLRHLRCKTPAMVHRQFWTTLIAYNAIRLTACCSATLSGVPPRRISFARTCEYVLAGWDLLSGVASIPAHALLQYSEERLMQIARCLVGNRPGRYEPRVLKKRQTNYGLMVQPRAVLKERLAHGDNSFETK
- a CDS encoding serine/threonine protein kinase; the encoded protein is MGNESERQERSEQTRTNGFSEESTIGGRFRVIRCVSPSLYHAHDEKRGRPVWLRMCHGSRLITEFKGENWQRLKQARALVSGVSSVLKVGRVDSDCFVASELTDGQFLNEALNRRLFSTDETVAVVRSVLQILQRGHKQGLVHRGINPESIILTDQNRFHLLEYGIDSRWKIDFNNENAHAYQAPEQVDEDESAISLSTDVYSVGVLLYELVTGTVPFKSQDAEVLDELILFQQPTPVRHLVPECPRRLEAIIERCLSKEPRQRFPSATELHEELAKSTLQEDAQQLPIEADRKLPVEIVEQPKRFPFRTAISLVLLLVLLPITFLVVSKRVEEYRSSQQAGDELEEHDSVVSGVNKQQGMNGQKFYGYDDITEMTGLSVEEIIDWLKDESIPAPSKRHFDQGRPLWEAQIIEPWLAAFPNNSKDDLTRFVRKSRSHASASPTVEMRDGGTDLLSQIELPRHVLSPRWRRDGTKLICESSDDRNAILRIPCDAPAEYTIEFKVRSLDPKYDGALLLGLANNQVGFGAHLKGGAEQSWLFDYGGKPASPENGMHTRRMPARFFHSDQPVIISCTIDSDSVRIAENGQLKLEWKGDFDTLSRQRCWATDRLPNQRTMFICSWGDFEFSEIRLHPKLAETRSLSELNTPGDERGPWLSSDGLRIYWWVRSALETTQSEICTAERPDANSPFTNNKRLAIGESFALAGDELEMILLPGRDRDLRLHVAKRERVCHPFGPPELIKEFEEYEFENPWISEDGLTLVVESRSEYGKPVITKRADRNSKWSRPQEIEVPTWQGDAFRWRSPHLSSDGTTLWGTINEDRINGEGAMLIRATRSNPSSAFTSIEQVKLPEAGTDLAYLRLCTATGELFFVRFPKPGDLWVTSIHPQQQ
- a CDS encoding DUF4339 domain-containing protein, producing the protein MMDDKWTIRRGKKEHGPMSSGQLRNLARTGKLKPTDLVRRGGTGEWKEASSVAGLLAQSDSVPSPRAPESTTPTGPTAANAVAQSAANNKILLWGAGGCGGSFMLFFLICCGLAGIKNAQQAARRAEERVSTNSGLPHRNVNNSNESTANHSPSISSKPVNIGTLEEMGDRAFKNLPFANVEQGTGIPAVPLSESFAKSGTFTFRRIMPDMLKAQKSPQKWEQLKVLGYKERTEIQEVTKTFNIRPSEGEPRSMIEWKTWPGLPHAYPIIRMGAISGDRWEWINHDVSGNEMLSRYEYSKCVEYAGVKCVMIESELFIGGQKSGRKFSWYAEEIGLVKETDFTILPDYTLESTYHRIVKD
- a CDS encoding SprT family zinc-dependent metalloprotease; its protein translation is MTQDKTELHSKQRNRSTTINRQTVDQIYKWIDFALEQNEVAYLTSIVRVRWNKRFTRRIGDAVIGYNPLRARIRLSPLIWQNASDSERRETVIHETCHIVAWHLHGTKIKPHGVEWRQAMERCGVEPARCHNIPLIGINHFHVRECPKAKLDRCIVSRRDFGLMKKTDYTLHCTLCGLAVTLDQIECLT
- a CDS encoding carbonic anhydrase family protein, with the protein product MSLSQQSPIDLSNPVVANFGKNKLAIKWKKTAKGTIVNDEHGVHVEFEPDERQFIKLDQKQFQLVQFHFHHPSEHRVDGVQQTMELHVVHQNTEDGSRAVIGVFIEPTSKSKLVPSLIPELKRFLEVKDGEPDPNISTNPLEWLPEDMKKYYRYEGSLTTPEYDENVSWVVLREPSKLSKKELMKLIPFLQHPARETYPLNRRFVLANFKQ